The bacterium genome includes the window TAAATTTTTCCTCTCTACAACCATATCAATTAAACCATGTTCATATAAAAATTCAGATGTCTGAAAACCTGGAGGAAGTTTTTGTTTAATCGTCTGCTCTATAACTCTTGGTCCTGCA containing:
- a CDS encoding acetyl-CoA carboxylase carboxyl transferase subunit beta produces the protein AGPRVIEQTIKQKLPPGFQTSEFLYEHGLIDMVVERKNLKETLIKILRIFHS